One Calditrichota bacterium genomic window carries:
- the eno gene encoding phosphopyruvate hydratase, translating into MKTLIKKIDAIEILDSRGNPTVRTYVELYDGTKAMASVPSGASTGKHEAVELRDHDPRRYDGKGVLKAVKNVKEIIGPKLIDLDVTRQTEIDQLMIELDGTENKSKLGANAILGVSMAVARAASQSLHLPLYQYLGGVNAVRIPVPCMNIINGGEHADNSVDFQEFMAVPHGAPNFKEGLRYVAETFHKLKSILKSRGLATSVGDEGGFAPNLKSNEDAIETIIDAIEKAGYTPGKDISIAIDSAANSFSPDLGTTYDLKWSGAGKMTSEDLIELAADWIKKYPIILWEDPLSEGDWDGFKKFTEKFGKEIEVVGDDIFVTNTAYIKKGILQGTANSSLIKLNQIGTVTETIQAVKMCREAGWRYFISHRSGETEDSFLADFAVAMDGGHLKSGSASRGERLAKYNRLLEIENELGDRAEYRWK; encoded by the coding sequence ATGAAAACACTTATTAAGAAAATTGATGCGATTGAGATTCTGGACTCACGAGGGAATCCTACGGTAAGAACTTATGTGGAACTTTATGACGGAACAAAAGCAATGGCATCGGTCCCGTCTGGTGCAAGTACCGGCAAACATGAAGCGGTTGAATTAAGAGATCATGACCCCAGGCGATATGACGGAAAGGGCGTTCTAAAAGCCGTCAAAAATGTCAAAGAAATTATCGGGCCAAAACTAATTGATCTGGATGTGACGCGGCAAACGGAAATTGATCAGCTAATGATTGAACTGGATGGAACAGAAAACAAGTCGAAATTGGGAGCCAACGCGATTTTGGGGGTTTCGATGGCTGTGGCCCGCGCCGCTTCACAGTCGTTGCATTTACCTCTTTATCAGTATCTGGGTGGGGTAAATGCCGTTCGAATACCTGTGCCCTGCATGAATATTATCAATGGCGGTGAACATGCCGACAACAGTGTTGATTTCCAGGAATTCATGGCTGTTCCTCACGGCGCCCCGAATTTTAAGGAAGGCTTACGATATGTGGCTGAAACCTTTCACAAACTCAAAAGCATTCTTAAATCCCGTGGTTTGGCAACCAGCGTGGGGGATGAGGGGGGTTTTGCTCCGAATTTAAAAAGCAATGAGGATGCGATTGAAACAATCATAGACGCCATTGAAAAGGCCGGTTATACGCCCGGTAAAGATATTTCGATTGCCATTGACAGTGCAGCCAATTCTTTTTCGCCGGACCTGGGAACAACGTATGATTTAAAATGGTCCGGCGCCGGAAAAATGACCAGCGAAGATTTGATTGAACTTGCGGCCGATTGGATCAAAAAATACCCAATAATTCTGTGGGAAGATCCGCTGTCGGAAGGTGATTGGGATGGTTTTAAAAAATTTACGGAAAAATTTGGCAAAGAAATTGAGGTTGTAGGCGACGACATCTTTGTTACCAACACGGCATATATCAAAAAGGGCATTTTGCAAGGAACCGCCAATTCGTCGTTAATTAAACTAAATCAAATTGGCACAGTAACCGAAACCATTCAAGCGGTTAAAATGTGCAGGGAAGCCGGATGGCGATATTTTATTTCTCATCGCTCGGGCGAAACCGAGGATTCATTTCTGGCTGATTTTGCCGTGGCGATGGACGGCGGTCATTTAAAATCAGGTTCAGCCAGCCGGGGCGAACGACTTGCAAAATATAACCGACTTCTGGAAATTGAAAATGAACTTGGCGATCGGGCTGAATACCGGTGGAAATAG